A single window of Candidatus Acidulodesulfobacterium ferriphilum DNA harbors:
- the mltG gene encoding endolytic transglycosylase MltG: MCYFNYPAHKRFKKIALILEFIIPLTIIAFIASYAFLPQSYRYRKPELITITRGNSLKEITYKLYDKKLINNPYLFYFMGFISGYSRYIEAGTYYVSASESPASIYHKFVNGDVASAKVTIPPGLNIFQIAEILAKKKITGQKQFLKECFDKRFLLSLKIDEKSAEGFLYPDTYIFKIHSNPQNIIKEMLNEFNLKTKNLKLNYDDLIIASMIIKEADGNYKNGMRLISSVIHNRLKINMPLDIDSTSIYGKNLLSYKKYKKEDKFKIDLNMNLSYLKIKSPYNTYLNYGLPPTPIANPNIRAIKAAIDPAKTRYLYYMSTKSGKTIFAETLINQNENINKYLR; encoded by the coding sequence ATGTGCTATTTTAACTATCCTGCCCATAAACGATTTAAAAAGATTGCGTTAATATTAGAATTTATTATTCCCTTAACCATTATTGCTTTTATCGCATCATATGCGTTCCTTCCGCAGTCATATCGCTATAGAAAGCCCGAACTTATTACGATTACCCGCGGAAATTCCTTAAAGGAGATAACATATAAACTTTACGATAAAAAACTGATAAATAACCCATACCTATTTTATTTTATGGGCTTTATCAGCGGCTATTCAAGATATATCGAGGCCGGAACTTATTATGTATCCGCAAGCGAGTCTCCCGCTTCCATTTACCACAAATTTGTGAATGGCGATGTGGCATCGGCTAAGGTAACCATTCCGCCGGGTTTAAATATTTTTCAAATAGCCGAAATTCTGGCGAAAAAGAAAATTACAGGACAAAAACAGTTTTTAAAGGAGTGCTTTGATAAAAGATTTCTTTTAAGCCTTAAAATAGACGAAAAATCGGCTGAAGGTTTTTTATATCCCGATACATATATTTTTAAAATTCATTCAAACCCGCAAAATATAATTAAAGAAATGTTAAACGAATTCAATTTAAAAACAAAAAATCTAAAACTTAATTACGATGATTTGATAATAGCTTCCATGATTATCAAAGAGGCGGACGGAAATTATAAAAACGGCATGAGATTAATCTCATCGGTTATACACAACAGGCTTAAGATAAATATGCCGTTGGATATCGATTCAACCTCCATATACGGTAAAAATTTATTAAGTTATAAAAAGTATAAAAAGGAGGATAAATTTAAAATCGACCTTAACATGAACCTGTCTTATTTAAAAATAAAGTCCCCGTATAATACATATCTAAATTACGGCCTTCCGCCCACGCCCATTGCAAACCCGAACATCAGGGCAATTAAAGCAGCCATAGACCCCGCTAAAACACGATATTTATATTACATGTCCACAAAATCAGGAAAAACAATATTTGCCGAGACATTGATAAACCAAAATGAAAATATTAATAAATATCTTAGATAA
- a CDS encoding glycine zipper 2TM domain-containing protein translates to MLLHIKTSFLFQKSNRALATLAVLLLLPVLAFSGCATTAGPTTSASGLSSGNVALSTKMSSSIFLQPVAPQKKVVYVSVRNTSTATGLNFRNELISALIGEGYRITNNPQEANFMLMSNVLYIGKESQNYTVAGALAGGFGGAFIGSRYNSGTSMVAGGALGALAGGIIGSMFQNKNYMMIVDIQLEQRQAGTYTTNSTAAGQGTASTITTYNAGVKNWAIYRDRIVSQASAMNLEFASAEPLLKQQMAHSIANLLP, encoded by the coding sequence ATGCTTTTGCATATAAAAACTTCGTTTTTATTTCAAAAATCGAACAGGGCATTAGCAACTCTTGCAGTGCTTCTTCTTCTGCCTGTTCTTGCCTTTTCGGGATGCGCCACAACCGCGGGACCGACAACCAGTGCAAGCGGGCTGTCTTCCGGCAATGTCGCGTTAAGCACCAAAATGAGCTCAAGCATATTTCTGCAGCCTGTTGCGCCGCAAAAAAAAGTTGTATATGTAAGTGTAAGAAACACTTCTACTGCTACGGGACTTAATTTTAGAAACGAACTTATTTCAGCCTTGATCGGCGAAGGTTACCGCATAACGAATAATCCTCAGGAAGCCAATTTTATGCTTATGTCTAATGTTCTTTATATCGGTAAAGAATCACAAAATTATACGGTGGCCGGCGCTTTAGCGGGGGGTTTCGGCGGCGCTTTTATAGGCTCAAGATATAACTCAGGCACTTCGATGGTAGCAGGAGGAGCGTTAGGAGCCTTGGCGGGCGGTATTATAGGCTCGATGTTTCAAAACAAAAACTATATGATGATTGTAGATATTCAGCTTGAACAGAGACAGGCTGGAACCTACACCACGAACTCCACCGCCGCGGGTCAGGGAACGGCAAGTACCATCACGACTTATAATGCAGGCGTTAAAAACTGGGCCATATACAGGGATAGAATCGTATCGCAGGCATCGGCAATGAATCTGGAATTTGCATCTGCCGAACCTTTATTAAAACAGCAGATGGCTCATTCGATAGCTAATTTATTGCCGTAA
- the modA gene encoding molybdate ABC transporter substrate-binding protein, with translation MKNHIKSILRFEYLSLFLALLSISFVSFTTFNITAANAITLRIMAADALPKPITEIGNIFKKEHPGAKIDYDFLGAGVLKGDIEEGAPCDVFLSANGKFQRQLKRKGFLNSYRVFAYDYLAAATPYNNPAHVTKSNLIQKLMDANVTLATSSPHSDPAGDYTWKMFKIIDKNIPGAFEKITNHVNHLLDAALVMPILENGDTDLGILYTSQLLELKRSGAKINIIKIPKKYNTHAKFTAAVLNQSKHKALDEDFVKLLFSKKGKKILKHWGFSPVNSAK, from the coding sequence ATGAAAAATCACATTAAATCCATTTTAAGATTTGAATATTTATCATTATTTTTAGCACTATTGTCTATAAGTTTTGTAAGTTTTACGACATTTAATATCACCGCCGCAAATGCCATTACCCTGAGGATAATGGCAGCCGATGCCCTTCCAAAGCCGATTACGGAAATCGGCAATATCTTTAAAAAAGAACACCCGGGCGCCAAAATAGATTACGATTTTCTGGGCGCAGGCGTCCTTAAGGGCGATATCGAAGAAGGAGCGCCGTGCGATGTCTTTTTATCGGCAAACGGAAAATTTCAAAGGCAGCTTAAAAGAAAAGGGTTTTTAAATTCTTACAGGGTTTTTGCATACGATTACTTAGCAGCCGCCACGCCTTATAACAATCCTGCCCATGTTACAAAGTCTAATTTAATACAAAAACTAATGGATGCCAATGTTACGCTTGCAACATCCAGTCCGCATTCCGACCCCGCCGGCGATTATACATGGAAGATGTTTAAAATAATAGACAAAAATATCCCCGGCGCTTTTGAAAAGATTACAAACCACGTCAATCACCTGCTTGACGCCGCATTAGTTATGCCGATCCTTGAAAACGGAGACACAGACTTGGGTATTCTCTATACATCGCAGCTTCTTGAGCTTAAAAGAAGCGGAGCTAAGATTAATATTATCAAGATACCCAAAAAATATAATACTCACGCAAAATTTACGGCGGCAGTTTTAAATCAATCAAAACATAAGGCTCTTGATGAAGACTTCGTAAAACTTCTTTTTTCAAAAAAAGGAAAAAAGATATTAAAGCACTGGGGATTTTCTCCCGTAAATTCCGCAAAGTAA
- a CDS encoding ABC transporter permease subunit: MAFNKNKIFDILVYIISFSFFIALALLLSGIFFQTSLNLFIKELKDIRLWNSIFLSFKISFIVILINLIVGIPLAYILSFKRSKISFILDLISALPLTTSPLVIGFAVLITMGSLNPIGKFFMSRGIKFVFTPQGIILVQLIISFPFFVNITKTSFDSINRKMLDSAKTVGASSFDALFKIILPLSYNGILAGLAMSWSRSMGEYAATQMVSGVIPNVTETAPIEVFVKTGYGNYPAAIAIASILMLISMFSLGIFKYFNYKTRTNN; the protein is encoded by the coding sequence ATGGCTTTTAATAAAAATAAAATATTCGACATACTTGTTTACATTATCTCGTTTTCATTTTTTATTGCGCTGGCACTGCTCCTTTCAGGCATATTTTTTCAAACATCGCTTAATCTTTTTATAAAAGAATTAAAAGATATCCGGCTTTGGAACTCCATCTTTTTAAGTTTTAAAATATCTTTCATCGTTATTTTAATAAACTTGATAGTCGGCATCCCTCTTGCCTATATATTGTCGTTTAAGAGAAGCAAAATATCGTTTATACTTGATTTAATCTCCGCTCTTCCGCTCACGACATCGCCGCTTGTAATAGGTTTTGCCGTTCTAATTACCATGGGTTCGTTAAATCCGATAGGCAAGTTTTTTATGAGCAGGGGAATAAAATTCGTATTTACCCCTCAGGGAATTATATTGGTTCAATTAATTATATCCTTTCCGTTTTTCGTAAATATAACAAAAACCTCTTTTGATTCTATAAACAGAAAAATGCTGGATTCGGCTAAAACCGTAGGGGCATCATCTTTTGACGCTTTATTTAAAATTATTCTGCCGCTTTCATATAACGGCATTCTGGCGGGACTTGCGATGAGCTGGTCAAGATCGATGGGCGAGTATGCCGCAACACAGATGGTTTCAGGCGTTATTCCAAATGTAACTGAAACCGCCCCTATAGAAGTTTTTGTCAAAACCGGCTACGGCAATTACCCTGCCGCCATTGCCATCGCCAGCATTTTAATGTTAATATCCATGTTTTCTCTTGGAATTTTTAAATACTTTAATTACAAAACAAGGACAAACAATTAA
- a CDS encoding ABC transporter ATP-binding protein produces MKLLEIKNIYKSFSDKKVLTGINLDIESGEISSIFGYSGEGKSTLLKIICGIIKQDNGDIMLNGKSINSLEPYERHAVLVMDEPLLFPHMNVFENIAFGSKLSSNKKRHINNNRNILKSTKEIMELLGITGLEKRYPDEISMGQAQRVSLARALIVNPEIILMDEPFSNLDIISKTKVRKLIKDINNELKISMLLVTHDIEDVLNLSNKMFILNNGKIQDSGKPKDVLKKPSSMDAAFLLGTENIFEGIISEIDKKNNLIKIKLLNGKQGNSYIETDFQGDFEINEQVFFVIRPEEIIILRDDRQTSKPVKENHFSGRIISAVFTSRMMEILISSENDSMFKVLIPFHAYEVMNLFEGKTVNISLKKSAIHIIKKKKPIRL; encoded by the coding sequence ATGAAACTATTAGAAATTAAAAATATTTATAAAAGTTTTTCGGATAAAAAGGTCTTAACCGGCATAAATTTAGATATAGAAAGCGGGGAAATCTCCTCTATTTTCGGCTATTCCGGCGAGGGTAAAAGCACGCTTTTAAAGATAATTTGCGGAATTATAAAGCAGGATAACGGCGATATCATGCTTAACGGGAAAAGCATAAACAGCCTTGAGCCTTATGAAAGACACGCCGTCCTCGTAATGGATGAACCACTCTTATTCCCGCACATGAATGTATTTGAAAATATAGCCTTCGGCTCAAAATTAAGCTCTAATAAAAAAAGGCATATAAACAATAACAGGAATATATTGAAATCTACAAAAGAAATAATGGAATTACTTGGAATTACGGGTCTTGAAAAAAGATACCCTGATGAAATAAGCATGGGGCAGGCTCAGAGAGTGTCTTTGGCAAGAGCGTTAATTGTGAACCCTGAAATTATACTTATGGATGAACCGTTTTCGAACCTCGACATTATTTCAAAAACCAAGGTTAGAAAACTAATTAAGGATATAAACAATGAACTTAAAATTTCTATGCTGCTTGTAACGCATGACATAGAAGATGTTTTAAATCTATCAAATAAAATGTTTATTTTAAATAACGGAAAAATTCAGGATTCCGGAAAACCTAAGGATGTTTTGAAAAAACCATCCTCTATGGATGCGGCTTTCCTTCTGGGAACGGAAAATATATTTGAGGGCATCATATCGGAAATAGACAAAAAAAATAATTTAATTAAAATTAAACTTTTAAATGGAAAACAAGGAAATAGTTATATCGAGACGGATTTTCAGGGAGATTTCGAAATAAACGAGCAGGTTTTTTTTGTAATAAGACCTGAAGAAATAATAATACTGAGGGATGACAGGCAAACTTCGAAACCGGTGAAGGAGAATCACTTTTCGGGAAGGATTATTTCAGCCGTTTTTACATCGCGGATGATGGAAATACTGATTAGCTCTGAAAATGATTCCATGTTTAAGGTTTTAATACCCTTTCATGCTTATGAGGTTATGAACCTTTTTGAGGGAAAAACAGTCAATATCTCTTTAAAAAAATCGGCGATACATATCATAAAAAAGAAAAAACCGATAAGACTTTAA
- a CDS encoding exodeoxyribonuclease VII large subunit has translation MNMNMNNVADEAVYTVSEITRFIKDMMEGSLYDIRVKGEISGLKTNYSSGIYFDLKDEYAKLKCIIFRNDIRKIRFEIKEGLSVAVYGRINVYEPRGEYSFIISEIEPSGYGELYLLFEQLKEKLKSEGLFDESRKRKIPFLPETIGIVTSRSGAVLHDMIKIIRSRFKNVSIVFANASVQGKNSSAEIAYAIDLLNLYSRTQEKVDVIIVGRGGGSIEDLWAFNEETTARAIYNSEVPVISAVGHETDFTIADFVADRRASTPSNAAEMVVPVKLELIKQIKSLRGRVEQGIFNVILTKKDALSNLIKNRETASPKRFIQDKTLRLYDLADSLRKSIVSRIHLSKINFEHLNKRLLLRSPLSVFNERKSYITDLSGKLKKAMEIVILNYRNRLKTENKALSSLSPYNVLKRGYSIVFTDDKRVISSVLNVEENENIKITLSDGNLSAVVKGRDVK, from the coding sequence ATGAATATGAATATGAATAATGTTGCGGATGAGGCAGTTTATACCGTATCCGAAATTACCCGTTTTATTAAAGATATGATGGAAGGGAGTCTTTACGACATAAGGGTAAAAGGGGAGATTTCCGGCTTAAAAACTAATTATTCTTCGGGTATTTATTTTGATTTAAAAGATGAATATGCTAAATTAAAATGTATAATTTTTAGAAACGATATTCGAAAGATAAGGTTTGAGATTAAAGAGGGGCTGTCTGTGGCCGTTTATGGACGGATTAACGTCTATGAACCGAGGGGCGAATATAGTTTTATAATATCGGAAATAGAGCCTTCGGGTTATGGAGAGCTTTATCTATTATTCGAGCAGTTAAAAGAAAAACTTAAAAGTGAAGGGTTGTTCGACGAATCCCGTAAAAGAAAGATTCCGTTTTTACCTGAAACCATAGGAATAGTTACATCGAGAAGCGGGGCTGTTTTACACGATATGATAAAAATAATAAGGTCAAGATTTAAAAATGTATCTATAGTATTTGCAAATGCGAGCGTCCAGGGAAAAAACAGTTCAGCAGAAATAGCTTATGCAATTGACTTGTTAAATTTATATAGCAGGACGCAGGAAAAAGTCGATGTGATTATAGTCGGAAGGGGCGGGGGGAGCATCGAGGATTTATGGGCTTTCAACGAAGAAACTACCGCAAGGGCTATTTATAATTCGGAAGTTCCGGTAATAAGCGCAGTCGGTCACGAAACCGATTTTACTATTGCCGATTTTGTAGCGGACAGAAGGGCGTCAACACCTTCTAATGCCGCAGAAATGGTTGTTCCTGTAAAGCTTGAACTTATAAAACAGATAAAATCGTTAAGAGGCAGGGTAGAACAGGGGATTTTTAATGTTATTTTAACTAAAAAAGATGCTTTATCCAATTTAATTAAAAACAGGGAAACGGCCTCTCCAAAAAGGTTTATTCAGGATAAAACGCTCAGGTTATATGATCTTGCGGACAGTCTGCGTAAAAGCATCGTTTCGCGTATTCATTTATCGAAAATTAATTTTGAACATCTTAATAAAAGGCTTTTATTGAGAAGCCCTTTATCTGTTTTTAATGAGCGCAAATCTTATATCACAGATTTATCGGGAAAACTTAAAAAGGCAATGGAAATAGTGATATTGAATTATAGAAATAGGCTTAAGACCGAAAATAAGGCATTAAGTTCATTAAGTCCTTACAATGTTTTAAAGAGAGGGTATAGTATAGTTTTTACCGATGATAAAAGGGTTATTTCATCGGTTTTAAATGTGGAAGAAAACGAAAATATAAAAATAACTTTAAGCGACGGAAACTTAAGTGCCGTGGTCAAGGGGAGAGATGTTAAATAG
- a CDS encoding DHA2 family efflux MFS transporter permease subunit: protein MVEKSHKHYKWIVLALVVVSSFMAILDVNIVTVALPKMMSHFGINVTDVEWVMIAYTIAYSIVILPVAFFRRKYGIRYPFIVSISIFVIGSALCGMAPSFTDIIIFRIIQAIGGAGLTPTGLTLIAEVFAPEERGEAMGIWSIGAMVAPAIGPTIGGYFVDYVDWRWLFFVNVPIGIISILGSIAILPHDIPIKKYVKKFDIFGFLFMALSMGSLLYALNEGQTYGWHAPIIVQSEVISGFSLVFFIITELFVETPLLNLGIFKNYNFVIASIVNMIRAVGIFGAMFLLPLFIENVLNYNAMRTGILMAPTAISVACVSLFSGKISDKIGPRYPLFLGLLIVAASMFMFDNLSLNTSVYDIVINQLIRGVGIGLLNAPVMSAALNSVKTEQIPEVSGLIPVTLQVGASFGIAFIGNELVVRQVYHLNQYASDIKYNFYAYHNMMNFISGGLINKAPSYFRQGTIFPNPSLSFFDYVVQMFASIAAYGDSFAILGYITLAGAAIAFFIKNKKSGRNL, encoded by the coding sequence ATGGTTGAAAAATCGCATAAGCATTACAAATGGATAGTTCTCGCCCTCGTGGTCGTTTCTTCCTTTATGGCTATTCTCGATGTCAATATCGTAACGGTGGCTCTTCCAAAAATGATGTCCCATTTTGGCATCAATGTTACCGATGTCGAATGGGTAATGATTGCCTATACGATAGCTTATTCTATCGTTATACTTCCAGTAGCTTTTTTTAGAAGAAAATACGGGATAAGATATCCTTTTATAGTCTCCATTAGTATTTTTGTGATAGGTTCAGCTTTATGCGGGATGGCGCCGTCGTTTACCGATATTATTATATTTCGCATTATACAGGCAATAGGCGGCGCAGGGCTTACGCCTACAGGGCTAACCCTTATAGCCGAGGTTTTTGCTCCCGAGGAAAGAGGGGAGGCTATGGGTATCTGGTCTATAGGGGCAATGGTGGCTCCGGCAATCGGGCCGACTATCGGAGGATATTTTGTCGATTATGTTGACTGGAGATGGTTATTTTTCGTAAATGTTCCGATAGGGATTATCTCTATATTGGGTTCAATCGCAATTTTACCGCACGATATTCCTATAAAAAAATATGTAAAGAAATTTGATATTTTTGGTTTTTTGTTTATGGCGCTATCGATGGGTTCCTTGTTATATGCGTTAAACGAGGGGCAGACCTATGGCTGGCATGCTCCTATTATAGTCCAATCAGAGGTTATAAGCGGCTTTTCACTTGTTTTTTTTATAATAACGGAATTATTTGTCGAAACGCCCCTTCTTAATTTAGGCATTTTTAAAAATTATAATTTTGTTATAGCTTCCATCGTTAATATGATAAGGGCGGTTGGAATTTTCGGGGCAATGTTTTTACTGCCGCTTTTCATAGAAAACGTTTTAAATTACAATGCTATGCGAACAGGGATTTTAATGGCTCCGACAGCAATTTCGGTTGCGTGTGTTTCTCTGTTTTCAGGAAAAATATCCGATAAAATAGGACCGAGGTATCCGCTTTTTTTAGGCCTTTTGATTGTTGCGGCATCTATGTTTATGTTCGACAATCTCTCATTAAACACAAGCGTTTATGATATCGTTATAAATCAACTGATAAGAGGCGTAGGCATAGGGCTGTTAAATGCCCCTGTTATGAGCGCCGCGCTAAATTCGGTAAAAACGGAACAAATTCCCGAGGTTTCAGGTTTAATTCCTGTAACGCTTCAGGTAGGGGCTTCGTTCGGGATAGCTTTTATAGGCAACGAACTTGTGGTAAGGCAGGTTTATCATTTAAATCAATACGCAAGCGATATTAAATATAATTTTTACGCATATCATAATATGATGAATTTTATTAGCGGCGGTCTAATAAACAAAGCGCCATCGTATTTCAGGCAGGGAACGATTTTTCCAAATCCATCCCTGAGCTTTTTTGATTATGTTGTACAGATGTTTGCTTCCATTGCCGCTTACGGCGATTCATTTGCGATTCTGGGCTATATTACATTGGCCGGAGCAGCTATAGCCTTCTTTATTAAAAATAAAAAATCAGGGAGAAATTTATAA
- a CDS encoding efflux RND transporter permease subunit, translated as MKISDISIKRPVFAVMMVSVFVVLGIFGYFTLAVNLYPNIQFPIITITTTLPGASPKEMELDVTKKIEDAVNSASGIKHIMSMSSVGMSVVTVEFHLNKNIAHRYQTVTADVNAILDTLPKNINTPVIKKLSVNSSPVMWITLYGNRSKRFLSFYAEKVLERKFERLPGAGQIIMGGVRNRRMVFHVDNNEMTNHGLGVNQVINAIESQSVSLPTGNLKTGTKTYFTYLKGRFHTAKEFNRMIINNYLGVPVRFSQIGHAVNYEAPETSITTFDGKSTVGLGITIKTHANAVRVAAEAKHLLNLVKLSLPPGVKAKVAYNSATYIKKSIESVEFDIIWGALLTVLIVFFFLKDLRITIIAAAALPAAIISAFGFLHLMNFSLNNMTMLGLSLSVGLLIDDAIVVLENIYRHVEGGEDRMFAASNSMNEIGIAVMATTFSIVAVFIPVAFMPGMIGKFFYEFALTVAFAVLISLFVSFTLTPMLSSRFIVHKKEHGFLFTFFENIMAQTTNIYKRMISWSLNHRLIVIVSAIIIFVFSLYLTKYIGKEMMPPSNSGNFLVYFQAPEGTSVRVMKKYSNSLYMVVKKTPFRKTIFMATASGVNGSRYKGLFFISLKNNRNVNQQQIMAILRKRLTKVPGVFTQVMDMPVVGGASANVSPLQVIVMGPSIKKTVAYSNKLLNDLRKTPGLIDVTSNMQFHQPELLIHIKRNMAGSLGVSVSSIAETIDALIGGDINIFKNYNFIYQGHIYNEQIRLFRNERNRVSDIKNLYVSNNEGKLIPLSDLITIKKTIGPQVINRRDLENAVTIYANMSNHVPLSYGVAKINKYMSRIIPKKSLYTYQFSGMASKMNQSFGAMGSALLLALIIVYMILASLYDSFIDPLVIMVSVPFALIGAIGGLLLMHRALSVIALIGVILLIGLVVKNAILLVDFIILSRERGLNKHDSIVEAGSIRLRPILMTTLAMIFGMLPIATGLGVGSSSRAPMAIDVIGGLLTSMFLTLLVIPVLYSYTDNLKGFFKKS; from the coding sequence ATGAAAATATCCGATATTTCCATCAAACGCCCTGTTTTTGCGGTAATGATGGTTAGTGTTTTTGTCGTTTTGGGTATATTCGGGTATTTTACCCTTGCCGTAAATCTTTATCCAAACATCCAGTTTCCGATAATTACTATCACAACCACTCTTCCCGGCGCAAGTCCAAAGGAAATGGAGCTCGATGTTACTAAAAAGATAGAGGACGCGGTAAATTCTGCCTCAGGCATAAAGCATATAATGTCTATGAGCAGCGTGGGGATGAGCGTTGTAACCGTCGAGTTTCATTTAAATAAAAACATCGCCCATCGTTATCAAACCGTTACCGCCGATGTCAATGCAATTTTAGATACGCTGCCCAAAAATATCAACACTCCCGTTATTAAAAAGCTCAGCGTCAACTCTTCTCCCGTTATGTGGATTACTTTGTACGGCAACAGGTCAAAGAGATTTTTGTCATTTTATGCCGAAAAAGTCTTAGAGAGAAAATTTGAAAGGCTTCCCGGAGCCGGTCAAATTATTATGGGCGGAGTTCGAAACAGAAGGATGGTCTTTCATGTCGATAACAATGAAATGACAAACCATGGACTCGGTGTTAATCAAGTTATTAATGCCATCGAGTCCCAAAGCGTATCGCTGCCCACCGGAAATTTAAAAACCGGCACAAAAACCTATTTTACATATCTTAAGGGAAGATTCCATACCGCTAAAGAATTTAACAGGATGATAATTAATAATTACCTTGGAGTACCTGTTAGATTCTCGCAGATAGGGCATGCCGTAAACTATGAAGCTCCTGAAACATCGATTACTACATTTGACGGAAAATCTACGGTCGGGCTCGGCATTACCATAAAAACCCACGCAAATGCAGTCAGAGTGGCTGCCGAAGCAAAACATCTTTTAAATTTGGTTAAGCTTTCTTTGCCTCCCGGCGTTAAAGCGAAGGTTGCTTATAACAGCGCTACTTATATTAAAAAATCCATAGAAAGCGTCGAATTTGATATAATCTGGGGCGCTTTATTAACGGTGCTTATCGTATTTTTCTTTTTAAAGGATTTAAGAATTACCATAATTGCGGCGGCGGCTTTGCCTGCGGCAATAATTTCAGCCTTTGGTTTTTTACACTTAATGAATTTTTCGCTCAATAATATGACCATGCTTGGCTTATCGCTTTCTGTCGGCCTTTTGATAGATGATGCCATCGTTGTTCTCGAAAACATATACAGGCATGTCGAGGGCGGAGAAGATAGAATGTTTGCGGCGTCTAATTCCATGAATGAAATAGGCATTGCAGTAATGGCAACCACATTTTCCATCGTTGCAGTTTTCATTCCGGTTGCATTTATGCCGGGCATGATAGGAAAGTTTTTTTATGAATTTGCTTTAACCGTTGCCTTTGCCGTTTTAATATCCCTGTTTGTCTCTTTTACGCTCACCCCAATGCTGTCATCGAGGTTTATCGTTCATAAAAAGGAACACGGCTTTTTGTTTACTTTTTTTGAAAATATCATGGCGCAAACGACTAATATTTATAAAAGAATGATTAGCTGGAGTTTAAATCATAGATTAATCGTTATAGTATCGGCGATTATAATATTTGTTTTTTCATTATATTTAACAAAATATATCGGAAAAGAGATGATGCCTCCGTCTAATTCGGGCAATTTTCTTGTTTATTTTCAAGCGCCGGAAGGGACAAGCGTAAGGGTTATGAAAAAATATTCCAATTCTTTATATATGGTTGTTAAAAAGACCCCGTTCCGAAAGACAATTTTCATGGCTACCGCTTCAGGTGTTAACGGTTCAAGGTATAAGGGGTTATTTTTTATTTCCTTAAAAAATAATAGGAATGTAAATCAGCAGCAGATAATGGCTATTTTAAGAAAAAGGCTTACCAAAGTCCCCGGCGTTTTTACGCAGGTTATGGATATGCCCGTGGTCGGTGGCGCTTCCGCAAATGTTTCCCCCCTTCAGGTCATCGTGATGGGTCCAAGCATCAAAAAAACGGTAGCTTATTCCAATAAACTTTTAAATGATTTAAGGAAGACGCCGGGCCTGATTGATGTTACTTCCAATATGCAGTTCCATCAACCGGAGCTTTTAATTCATATAAAAAGAAATATGGCTGGCAGCCTCGGGGTGAGCGTTTCGAGCATTGCCGAAACAATTGATGCGCTTATAGGGGGGGATATAAATATATTTAAAAATTACAATTTTATTTATCAGGGACATATTTATAATGAGCAGATAAGGCTTTTCAGGAATGAAAGAAACCGGGTAAGCGATATAAAGAATTTATATGTGTCAAATAATGAAGGCAAATTAATACCTTTATCAGATCTGATAACGATTAAGAAAACGATAGGCCCGCAGGTTATAAACAGACGGGATCTTGAAAATGCCGTTACGATTTATGCGAATATGTCAAACCATGTTCCCCTCAGCTACGGGGTTGCAAAGATTAATAAATATATGTCCCGTATAATACCTAAAAAATCATTATACACTTACCAGTTTAGCGGTATGGCTTCCAAAATGAATCAATCGTTCGGCGCCATGGGTTCCGCATTGCTTTTGGCGCTCATTATAGTTTATATGATTCTTGCCTCGTTATACGATAGTTTTATTGACCCGCTTGTTATTATGGTCTCCGTTCCTTTTGCATTGATAGGAGCGATAGGAGGACTGCTTTTAATGCACAGGGCATTGAGTGTAATTGCGCTTATAGGGGTAATTTTACTGATAGGTCTTGTTGTAAAAAATGCCATACTTTTAGTCGATTTTATAATACTGTCGAGAGAGAGGGGGTTAAATAAGCATGATTCTATCGTTGAAGCCGGCAGCATAAGGCTCCGCCCGATTTTAATGACGACTCTTGCAATGATTTTTGGCATGCTTCCGATCGCAACCGGCCTTGGCGTGGGTTCTTCTTCAAGGGCGCCTATGGCAATCGATGTTATAGGCGGGCTTTTGACCTCTATGTTTCTTACCCTGCTTGTAATTCCCGTTTTATACTCCTATACGGACAATCTAAAAGGGTTTTTTAAAAAGTCGTAG